One Setaria italica strain Yugu1 chromosome II, Setaria_italica_v2.0, whole genome shotgun sequence DNA segment encodes these proteins:
- the LOC101776135 gene encoding uncharacterized protein LOC101776135, whose protein sequence is MASQIESHRSSAEVVTGDAICRKKSVELLEELGLPKGLLPMEDIQEFGYNRTTGFMWLVQGKKKVEHTFKKIKQTVSYAAEVTAYAEKGKLRKITGVKTKELMLWLSVVEVYVPEASPDKVTFKTGTGLSDSFDATAFAHGE, encoded by the coding sequence ATGGCATCCCAAATTGAGAGCCACCGCTCCAGTGCAGAGGTTGTCACTGGAGATGCCATCTGCAGGAAGAAGTCTGTCGAGCTGCTGGAAGAGCTCGGGCTCCCGAAGGGCCTCCTGCCAATGGAGGACATCCAGGAGTTTGGGTACAACCGCACCACGGGGTTCATGTGGCTGGTtcaagggaagaagaaggtcgaGCACACGTTCAAGAAGATCAAACAGACCGTGTCCTACGCGGCTGAGGTGACGGCATATGCTGAGAAGGGCAAGCTGCGGAAGATCACCGGCGTCAAGACCAAGGAGCTGATGCTCTGGCTAAGCGTTGTTGAGGTCTATGTTCCCGAGGCCTCGCCGGACAAGGTCACATTCAAGACCGGCACTGGCCTCTCGGATAGCTTTGATGCCACTGCCTTCGCGCATGGGGAGTAA
- the LOC101776540 gene encoding putative disease resistance RPP13-like protein 3, producing the protein MERAIVSAATGAMSSVLAKLAELLHEKYKLAKGVRKDIEFLRSELSVMNDLLYVMADIQELDALNKGWRDRVRELAYDVEDCIDLSVARFCHAGGDASKGGFIGTKQLARKLKKIRVSFQIAHQIQELKARVIEESDRQKRYKLDGLIGSSSDPSRNKVDLRMCALWEETKNLVGLDGPMDEIIRLLMPREGEVPSQQVRTLSIVGCAGLGKTTLANQVYQKIQGHFECKAFISVSQNPNIKDILMKICSQVGATPSMADDEVLLVNKLRERLQYKRYIVVVDDIWHSDPWKIIGQALVRTSLGSIIIVTTRLKDVAESCCFSHGGRVYDMRPLDDNDSRRLFFKRIFDSEDKCPHELERASEDILEKCDGIPLAIISISSFLAVDVPQSADHWNKVKESISSPLTGNKAVETMQSVLSLSYFNLPHHLRTCLLDLSAFPEDCIIESDRLIGKWIAEGFVNAEPGESLYEAGLRYFNDLINRSLIQPLHETHLGSQLLSIARFVAYLSIIATKRM; encoded by the exons ATGGAGCGAGCCATAGTGAGCGCGGCGACCGGAGCGATGAGCTCCGTCCTCGCAAAGCTAGCGGAGCTGCTCCATGAGAAGTACAAGCTTGCCAAGGGGGTTCGCAAGGATATCGAGTTCCTCAGGTCAGAGCTCAGCGTCATGAATGACCTATTGTATGTGATGGCAGACATCCAGGAGCTCGACGCCCTCAACAAGGGGTGGCGGGACAGGGTGCGGGAGCTGGCCTACGACGTCGAGGATTGCATCGATCTCTCTGTGGCCCGGTTCTGTCATGCCGGCGGTGATGCCAGCAAAGGCGGGTTCATCGGCACCAAGCAGCTGGCACGGAAGCTCAAGAAAATCAGAGTGTCTTTTCAGATCGCTCACCAGATACAAGAGCTCAAGGCTCGTGTCATTGAGGAGAGCGATCGACAAAAGAGATACAAGCTTGATGGCCTCATCGGATCAAGCTCCGATCCTTCTCGTAATAAGGTTGACCTCCGGATGTGCGCGCTTTGGGAGGAGACGAAGAATCTTGTCGGACTCGATGGACCCATGGATGAGATCATCCGCTTGTTGATGCCTCGAGAGGGAGAGGTGCCCTCGCAGCAAGTCAGGACTCTGTCCATCGTTGGGTGTGCAGGCTTGGGCAAGACCACTCTTGCCAATCAGGTGTACCAAAAAATTCAAGGCCATTTTGAGTGCAAAGCCTTTATATCGGTGTCTCAGAACCCTAACATTAAGGATATACTGATGAAGATTTGTTCTCAAGTTGGAGCAACCCCAAGCATGGcggatgatgaggtccttctcGTCAACAAGCTCCGAGAGCGACTCCAGTACAAAAG GTACATTGTTGTAGTGGATGATATATGGCACTCCGATCCATGGAAGATCATTGGACAAGCATTGGTCAGAACTAGCCTTGGTAGCATAATAATTGTGACAACACGTCTGAAAGATGTGGCCGAGTCATGTTGTTTTTCTCACGGTGGTCGTGTTTATGATATGAGACCTCTAGACGACAACGACTCTAGAAGGTTgtttttcaaaagaattttTGACTCCGAAGATAAGTGTCCTCATGAGTTGGAAAGAGCTTCTGAAGATATACTGGAAAAGTGTGATGGCATACCACTTGCAATAATTTCAATATCCAGCTTCTTGGCAGTTGATGTACCACAATCTGCTGATCACTGGAACAAGGTGAAAGAATCTATAAGTTCACCACTTACTGGAAATAAAGCTGTTGAGACCATGCAATCAGTGTTATCACTCAGTTACTTTAATCTCCCACACCATCTGAGGACTTGCCTATTGGACTTGAGTGCATTTCCAGAAGATTGCATAATCGAAAGCGATCGTTTAATAGGCAAATGGATTGCAGAAGGATTTGTTAATGCAGAACCAGGAGAGAGTCTATATGAAGCAGGGCTAAGGTATTTCAATGATCTGATAAACCGGAGCTTAATCCAACCATTGCATGAG ACCCATCTGGGCTCCCAACTTCTCTCCATAGCAAGGTTCGTCGCCTATCTCTCCATAATAGCTACCAAGAGAATGTAG